A genome region from Rhinopithecus roxellana isolate Shanxi Qingling chromosome 10, ASM756505v1, whole genome shotgun sequence includes the following:
- the ZBTB39 gene encoding zinc finger and BTB domain-containing protein 39 has translation MGMRIKLQSTNHPNNLLKELNKCRLSETMCDVTIVVGSRSFPAHKAVLACAAGYFQNLFLNTGLDAARTYVVDFITPANFEKVLSFVYTSELFTDLINVGVIYEVAERLGMEDLLQACHSTFPDLESTARAKPLTSTNESHSGTLSCPSAEPAHPLGELRAGGDHLGADRNYVLPSDAGGSYKEEERNVASDANHSLLLLQPPPPPPKTEDHDTLAPFTSIPSMMTQPVLGTVSTGIQTSTSSCQPYKVQSNGDFSKNSFLTPDNAVDITTETNSCLSNSEHSRDPGFGQMDELQLEDLGDDDLQFEDPAEDIGTAEEVIELSDDSEDELTFGENDNRENKAMPCQVCKKVLEPNIQLIRQHARDHVDLLTGNCKVCETHFQDRNSRVTHVLSHIGIFLFSCDMCETKFFTQWQLTLHRRDGIFENNIIVHPNDPLPGKLGVFSGAASPELKCAACGKVLAKDFHVVRGHILDHLNLKGQACSVCDQRHLNLCSLMWHTLSHLGISVFSCSVCANSFVDWHLLEKHMAVHQSLEDALFHCHLCSQSFKSEAAYRYHVSQHKCTSGLDARPGFGLQHPALQKRKLPAEEFLSEELALQGQPGNSKYSCKVCGKRFAHTSEFNYHRRIHTGEKPYQCKVCHKFFRGRSTIKCHLKTHSGALMYRCTVCGHYSSTLNLMSKHVGVHKGSLPPDFTIEQTFMYIIHSKEAEKNPDS, from the coding sequence ATGGGCATGAGGATCAAACTGCAAAGCACCAACCACCCCAACAACCTGCTGAAGGAACTCAACAAGTGCCGGCTCTCAGAGACCATGTGCGACGTCACCATTGTGGTGGGGAGCCGCTCCTTCCCGGCCCACAAGGCTGTTCTGGCCTGTGCAGCTGGCTACTTCCAGAACCTCTTCCTGAATACTGGGCTTGATGCTGCCAGGACCTATGTGGTGGACTTCATCACCCCTGCCAACTTTGAGAAGGTTCTGAGCTTTGTCTACACATCAGAACTCTTCACAGACCTGATCAATGTTGGGGTCATCTACGAGGTGGCTGAGCGTCTGGGTATGGAGGACCTTCTCCAGGCCTGTCACTCTACCTTTCCTGACCTAGAGAGCACTGCCAGGGCCAAGCCCCTGACCAGCACCAATGAGAGCCACTCTGGTACCCTGAGTTGTCCTTCGGCAGAACCTGCCCATCCCCTTGGAGAACTCCGAGCTGGTGGGGACCACCTTGGTGCTGATAGAAACTATGTGTTGCCCAGTGATGCTGGAGGGAGCtataaagaggaagagaggaatgtTGCCAGTGACGCTAACCATAGCCTGCTTCTGCTGcaaccgccaccaccaccaccaaagacAGAAGACCATGACACCCTTGCTCCCTTCACGTCCATTCCTAGCATGATGACCCAGCCAGTCCTAGGCACTGTCAGCACGGGCATCCAGACCAGCACCAGCTCCTGCCAGCCATACAAAGTTCAAAGCAATGGAGACTTCAGTAAAAACAGCTTCCTCACCCCTGACAATGCAGTAGACATTACCACTGAGACCAACTCTTGTCTGAGCAATAGTGAGCACTCCAGAGATCCAGGCTTTGGGCAGATGGATGAGCTGCAGCTTGAGGACCTGGGGGATGATGACTTGCAGTTTGAAGACCCTGCTGAGGATATAGGCACAGCTGAGGAGGTGATTGAGCTGAGTGATGACAGTGAGGATGAGCTGACTTTTGGAGAGAATGACAATCGGGAGAATAAGGCCATGCCCTGCCAGGTGTGCAAGAAAGTTCTAGAGCCCAATATTCAACTGATCCGGCAGCATGCTCGGGACCATGTGGACCTGCTGACGGGCAACTGCAAGGTCTGCGAGACCCACTTCCAGGACCGAAACTCCCGGGTAACCCATGTCCTGTCCCACAttggtattttccttttctcctgcgACATGTGTGAAACTAAGTTCTTTACCCAGTGGCAGCTGACCCTTCACCGACGGGATGGAATATTTGAGAACAACATCATTGTCCACCCCAATGATCCCCTGCCAGGGAAGCTGGGTGTCTTTTCAGGAGCAGCCTCCCCAGAGCTGAAATGCGCTGCCTGTGGGAAAGTATTGGCCAAAGATTTCCATGTGGTCCGGGGCCACATCCTTGACCACCTAAACTTGAAGGGCCAGGCCTGCAGTGTCTGTGACCAGCGTCACCTTAACCTCTGCAGCCTCATGTGGCACACGCTGTCCCATCTCGGTATTTCAGTCTTCTCCTGTTCTGTCTGTGCCAACAGCTTTGTGGACTGGCATCTTCTAGAGAAGCACATGGCTGTGCACCAAAGCCTGGAAGATGCCCTCTTCCACTGCCACTTGTGCAGCCAGAGCTTCAAGTCAGAGGCTGCCTATCGCTACCACGTCAGCCAGCACAAATGCACCAGTGGCCTTGATGCACGGCCTGGTTTTGGGCTACAGCACCCGGCTCTCCAGAAGCGGAAGCTGCCAGCAGAGGAGTTTCTGAGTGAAGAGCTGGCGCTGCAGGGCCAACCTGGGAACAGCAAGTATAGCTGCAAGGTCTGTGGCAAAAGATTTGCCCACACAAGCGAATTCAACTACCACCGGCGGATCCACACGGGCGAGAAGCCATACCAATGTAAGGTGTGCCACAAGTTCTTCCGAGGCCGCTCAACCATCAAGTGCCACCTAAAGACACACTCGGGGGCCCTCATGTACCGCTGCACAGTCTGTGGGCACTACAGTTCCACCCTTAACCTCATGAGCAAGCATGTTGGTGTGCACAAAGGCAGCCTCCCCCCTGACTTCACCATCGAGCAGACCTTCATGTACATCATCCATTCCAAAGAGGCGGAAAAGAACCCAGACAGTTGA